From Micrococcus porci, one genomic window encodes:
- a CDS encoding NUDIX hydrolase, which translates to MSSPDPTAHRGAPLPSALGAWRRRPPQPPRPLAPGAPAARPQSGAGLPTVEEVSAGGIVIREHAGDLEVAVIARYNRGGRLEWCLPKGHPEGAEDHRQAAVREVEEETGIAGCILEPLGSIDYWFTVSRHRVHKTVHHFLLRATGGELTTENDPDHEAVDVAWVSIDDVARRLSFANERRIVDLARQVIPQHFPTGRPPGRP; encoded by the coding sequence ATGTCCAGCCCCGATCCGACCGCGCACCGGGGCGCCCCCCTGCCGTCGGCGCTGGGCGCCTGGCGGCGTCGCCCGCCGCAGCCGCCGCGCCCCCTCGCGCCCGGGGCGCCGGCCGCGCGGCCGCAGTCCGGCGCGGGCCTGCCCACCGTGGAGGAGGTCTCCGCGGGCGGCATCGTGATCCGCGAGCACGCCGGGGACCTCGAGGTCGCCGTGATCGCCCGGTACAACCGGGGCGGCCGCCTGGAGTGGTGCCTGCCGAAGGGCCACCCGGAGGGCGCGGAGGACCACCGGCAGGCCGCCGTGCGCGAGGTGGAGGAGGAGACCGGCATCGCCGGGTGCATCCTCGAGCCGCTGGGCTCCATCGACTACTGGTTCACCGTGTCCCGGCACCGCGTCCACAAGACCGTGCACCACTTCCTGCTGCGCGCCACGGGCGGGGAGCTGACCACGGAGAACGACCCGGACCACGAGGCCGTGGACGTCGCCTGGGTGTCCATCGACGACGTCGCCCGCCGCCTCTCCTTCGCCAACGAGCGCCGCATCGTGGACCTGGCCCGCCAGGTCATCCCCCAGCACTTCCCGACGGGCCGCCCGCCGGGACGCCCCTGA
- a CDS encoding discoidin domain-containing protein, which yields MPQPLAVGSVLGGRYRITDHVVTSADQNMVFQGADQVLNRRVTVLVASPENATQVAASARELATGERQDDVQVLDLGLSEGRTYLIAGGNPDPDVLLGLAYAQELYVEPFQTDSLGSEIFGESRTEQAHEYDDDDAYYADLDRRLRADQKQSQRRPGFLNRISEKLNERVRPADGTAAKAAAGASALAAADAATKAQLAEQERAEREAREAQERAEREEAQEAERREREAQERAERERLERAAAAQAEKDRAAREAAEAEAAARREREAQRHAEAETRRREEEAAAAAALAAAAPAADADPADAPTQAVPVTEPASTPEAVPAPVRRPRPAPRRALPAVASAAAVAASVSAEEGASAAEAAPAESVAPEAVPTATATSSAAIAVAEAEPAVTEHREEAHAAPVAGGAGAGAPAAGATAAPARSTSGKGWLMVLGLLALLALAGLAGLFLLGQNTRSVEPAPSASASSAAPSTAQASSAPPAASSSAAPTASSSAAPSTEPAPSTSAAAPAPTAAPQAVAVTRQVPEMPELEAPNDATLANLIDGDPNTAWQSYTYARPNFGGYVGSMNLVVQLQERTTISEVQLENRGATGGKWIAYVANTAQGGEGDARVIGQGTFDEDSITIPVDIAENQGQYVILSITGLPQLEGAGQRPYGLQLTEIGVR from the coding sequence GTGCCCCAGCCCCTCGCCGTCGGTTCCGTCCTGGGAGGCCGGTACCGCATCACCGACCATGTGGTGACCTCCGCCGACCAGAACATGGTCTTCCAGGGAGCGGACCAGGTGCTCAACCGCCGGGTGACCGTGCTCGTGGCGTCCCCGGAGAACGCCACGCAGGTGGCGGCGTCGGCGCGCGAGCTGGCCACGGGCGAGCGGCAGGACGACGTCCAGGTCCTCGACCTGGGCCTGAGCGAGGGCCGCACCTACCTGATCGCCGGCGGGAACCCGGACCCGGACGTCCTGCTGGGCCTGGCGTACGCCCAGGAGCTCTATGTGGAGCCCTTCCAGACGGACTCCCTGGGCTCGGAGATCTTCGGGGAGTCCCGCACGGAGCAGGCCCACGAGTACGACGACGACGACGCCTACTACGCGGACCTGGACCGTCGACTGCGCGCGGACCAGAAGCAGTCCCAGCGCCGCCCCGGCTTCCTGAACCGCATCTCCGAGAAGCTCAACGAGCGCGTGCGTCCGGCCGACGGCACGGCCGCGAAGGCGGCCGCCGGTGCGTCGGCCCTGGCCGCGGCCGACGCCGCCACCAAGGCGCAGCTCGCCGAGCAGGAGCGCGCCGAGCGGGAGGCCCGCGAGGCCCAGGAGAGGGCCGAGCGCGAGGAGGCCCAGGAGGCCGAGCGCCGCGAGCGGGAGGCCCAGGAGAGGGCGGAGCGGGAGCGTCTGGAGCGCGCCGCCGCGGCGCAAGCCGAGAAGGACCGTGCCGCCCGCGAGGCCGCTGAGGCCGAGGCCGCCGCCCGCCGCGAGCGGGAGGCCCAGCGCCACGCCGAGGCCGAGACTCGGCGTCGCGAGGAGGAGGCCGCCGCTGCGGCCGCCCTCGCCGCCGCGGCCCCGGCGGCGGACGCCGATCCCGCGGACGCCCCTACGCAGGCCGTCCCCGTGACGGAGCCGGCCTCCACGCCTGAGGCCGTCCCGGCGCCCGTGCGTCGTCCCCGACCGGCACCGCGCCGCGCCCTGCCCGCGGTGGCGTCCGCCGCCGCGGTGGCCGCGTCCGTCTCCGCCGAGGAGGGCGCTTCCGCCGCCGAGGCCGCCCCGGCGGAGAGCGTCGCCCCCGAGGCCGTGCCCACGGCGACCGCCACCTCGTCCGCCGCGATCGCCGTGGCGGAGGCCGAGCCGGCCGTCACGGAGCACCGCGAAGAGGCCCACGCCGCCCCCGTCGCGGGTGGGGCGGGCGCCGGCGCCCCGGCCGCGGGCGCCACCGCCGCCCCGGCCCGCAGCACGAGCGGGAAGGGCTGGCTGATGGTCCTCGGCCTCCTCGCGCTGCTGGCGCTCGCCGGACTGGCGGGCCTGTTCCTGCTGGGGCAGAACACCCGCAGCGTCGAGCCCGCGCCGTCCGCCTCGGCGTCGTCCGCGGCGCCCTCCACCGCCCAGGCCTCCTCCGCCCCGCCGGCCGCGTCGTCCTCCGCTGCGCCCACCGCGTCGTCCTCCGCCGCGCCGAGCACGGAACCGGCCCCCTCGACCTCGGCGGCGGCCCCGGCCCCCACCGCGGCGCCCCAGGCGGTGGCCGTCACCCGCCAGGTGCCGGAGATGCCCGAGCTCGAGGCCCCCAACGACGCGACGCTGGCCAACCTGATCGACGGCGACCCGAACACCGCCTGGCAGAGCTACACGTACGCCCGCCCGAACTTCGGCGGCTACGTGGGCAGCATGAACCTCGTGGTGCAACTCCAGGAGCGCACCACGATCAGCGAGGTCCAGCTGGAGAACCGGGGCGCCACCGGCGGCAAGTGGATCGCGTACGTCGCGAACACGGCCCAGGG
- the murJ gene encoding murein biosynthesis integral membrane protein MurJ yields the protein MSSRTAPRRALPADDAPRPKEVEDVVLPASDPEAPAQAQEEVPEGERRAGRSTAIMAAGTMISRVLGFVRAALLTIAIGTTVGTVADIFEVANSLPNVIYLLLVGGVFNVVLVPQLIKHAKDADRGADYTSRLMTLAVLVMLAATVLVTAAAAPLMAALTRGWSPEMLQLGTVFALWCLPQMFFYGMYALVGQILNANGRFGAYMWAPVLNNVVAIAAIGLYLVMFGRYSGGDLLGRWTPEQTLVLAGGHTLGVILQALILFLPLRGLGLGLRPRFGWRGMGLRHTGRIAGYTLFTMAASNIVLLLSHRYINGASAAREDPSVRVPGTEGWDPAMADALIPGLTAYNQAMLISVLPHSVFVLSLATVLFNKLARSMAAGDHAAVRETTARGLRTFAAPIMFSLAGVVVLAGPLGRLFGSTAESAQVTGMAVGAVILLMSLSMPFRSGSFYLLRVFYAAESARIPMVVQVTTSLLTLAVTAAGAYLLPLWAITYWAALASVVSHAFQFFFAHVLAVRRFGDYGFTHVLAAYATTGAAGVVAGAAGAVVAWLLGAYSGGWAWGSILSALVTCAVVGLVMAPVYVVALRVLRFPELASAAAPLARRVPALGRLLGAR from the coding sequence TTGAGCAGCAGAACCGCCCCCCGCCGCGCCCTCCCCGCCGACGACGCACCGCGCCCGAAGGAGGTCGAGGACGTCGTCCTCCCGGCCTCGGACCCCGAGGCCCCCGCCCAGGCGCAGGAGGAGGTCCCGGAGGGCGAGCGCCGCGCCGGACGGTCCACCGCGATCATGGCCGCCGGCACGATGATCTCCCGCGTGCTCGGCTTCGTCCGGGCTGCGCTGCTGACCATCGCGATCGGCACCACGGTGGGCACGGTGGCGGACATCTTCGAGGTCGCCAACTCCCTGCCGAACGTGATCTACCTGCTCCTGGTGGGCGGCGTGTTCAACGTGGTCCTGGTGCCGCAGCTGATCAAGCACGCCAAGGACGCCGACCGGGGCGCGGACTACACGTCCCGGCTGATGACGCTGGCCGTGCTCGTCATGCTGGCGGCCACGGTCCTGGTCACCGCGGCGGCGGCGCCCCTCATGGCGGCCCTGACGCGCGGCTGGTCCCCGGAGATGCTGCAGCTGGGCACCGTGTTCGCACTCTGGTGCCTGCCGCAGATGTTCTTCTACGGCATGTACGCGCTGGTGGGGCAGATCCTCAACGCGAACGGGCGGTTCGGCGCGTACATGTGGGCGCCCGTCCTGAACAACGTGGTGGCGATCGCCGCGATCGGCCTCTACCTGGTGATGTTCGGCCGCTACTCCGGCGGGGACCTGCTGGGCCGGTGGACGCCGGAGCAGACCCTCGTCCTCGCGGGCGGGCACACCCTCGGCGTGATCCTGCAGGCGCTCATCCTGTTCCTGCCGCTGCGCGGCCTGGGCCTGGGGCTGCGTCCGAGGTTCGGCTGGCGGGGCATGGGCCTGCGCCACACGGGGCGGATCGCCGGGTACACGCTGTTCACCATGGCGGCCAGCAACATCGTGCTGCTGCTCTCCCACCGGTACATCAACGGCGCCTCCGCGGCCCGCGAGGACCCGTCCGTGCGGGTGCCGGGCACGGAGGGCTGGGACCCGGCCATGGCGGACGCCCTCATCCCGGGCCTCACGGCCTACAACCAGGCCATGCTCATCTCGGTGCTCCCGCATTCGGTGTTCGTCCTGTCCCTGGCCACGGTGCTCTTCAACAAGCTGGCCCGCTCCATGGCGGCCGGGGACCACGCGGCGGTCCGGGAGACCACGGCGCGCGGCCTGCGCACGTTCGCCGCGCCGATCATGTTCAGCCTGGCCGGCGTCGTCGTGCTGGCGGGTCCGCTGGGCCGCCTGTTCGGCTCGACGGCCGAGTCCGCGCAGGTGACCGGCATGGCGGTGGGCGCGGTGATCCTGCTGATGAGCCTGTCCATGCCGTTCCGCTCCGGCAGCTTCTACCTGCTGCGCGTGTTCTACGCGGCGGAGAGCGCACGGATCCCCATGGTCGTGCAGGTCACGACGTCCCTGCTCACGCTGGCCGTGACCGCGGCGGGCGCGTACCTGCTGCCCCTGTGGGCCATCACGTACTGGGCGGCGCTGGCCTCGGTCGTCTCGCACGCCTTCCAGTTCTTCTTCGCGCACGTGCTCGCGGTCCGCCGGTTCGGCGACTACGGGTTCACGCACGTCCTCGCGGCCTACGCGACGACGGGCGCGGCGGGTGTCGTGGCGGGGGCGGCGGGCGCCGTCGTCGCCTGGCTGCTGGGCGCGTACTCCGGCGGCTGGGCGTGGGGGTCCATCCTGTCGGCGCTGGTCACGTGCGCCGTGGTGGGCCTGGTGATGGCCCCCGTGTACGTGGTCGCCCTGCGCGTGCTGCGCTTCCCGGAGCTCGCGTCCGCGGCGGCCCCGCTGGCCCGCCGGGTGCCCGCCCTGGGGCGCCTGCTCGGCGCCCGCTGA
- a CDS encoding formate--tetrahydrofolate ligase, whose translation MTEAPLTDAQIAAAHPIRPIARIAAEAGIDEELVIPYGRHMAKVDVHALTAPEDGRVVLVTGISPTPAGEGKTTVTVGLADGLNLLAGQEDAPAAVAGARAVVALREPSLGPVFGIKGGATGGGHAQVVPMEDINLHFTGDFHAVTSAHNLLCALVDNHIQQGNVLGIDPRTVSIKRALDMNDRALRQVVTGLGGRAQGVPREGGFEITVATETMAVFCLAADLADLKARLGRITVGQTFDGEPVTASQIGPHGAQGAMAVLLKDAMRPNLVQTLGGTPALVHGGPFANIAHGANSVIATRTARRLGEIVVTEAGFGADLGGQKFMDLTSVAGGFPPAAVVVVATVRALKLQAGISLTDVKAGVAAAAERAGRPAAEVEAEHVAALRAGTANLTRHVENMQSYGAPVVVAVNRFAQDADAELDALRAWGAERGVAVAVADVHGGGGEGALELARTLGEALPAPGAPQAELTRLWTEEMDVAQRIEAVVRRIYRGTGVEYSAVARRQLRDLADRGLDRLPVCLAKTQYSFSDDPALLNAPEGFTVHVRELSAKTGAGFVVVLTGAVMTMPGLPASPAADRMDVSADGVVTGLF comes from the coding sequence ATGACCGAGGCCCCTCTCACCGACGCCCAGATCGCCGCCGCCCACCCGATCCGCCCCATCGCCCGGATCGCCGCCGAGGCGGGGATCGACGAGGAGCTGGTGATCCCCTACGGCCGGCACATGGCCAAGGTGGACGTGCACGCGCTCACCGCCCCGGAGGACGGGCGCGTCGTCCTGGTCACCGGCATCTCCCCGACGCCGGCCGGCGAGGGCAAGACCACCGTCACCGTCGGCCTCGCGGACGGGCTGAACCTGCTGGCCGGGCAGGAGGACGCCCCGGCCGCCGTGGCGGGGGCGCGCGCCGTCGTCGCCCTCCGCGAACCCTCCCTGGGCCCGGTGTTCGGCATCAAGGGCGGCGCTACCGGCGGCGGTCACGCGCAGGTGGTGCCCATGGAGGACATCAACCTGCACTTCACGGGCGACTTCCACGCCGTCACCTCCGCCCACAACCTGCTGTGCGCGCTCGTGGACAACCACATCCAGCAGGGCAACGTCCTGGGCATCGATCCGCGGACCGTGAGCATCAAGCGGGCCCTGGACATGAACGACCGCGCCCTGCGCCAGGTCGTCACCGGCCTGGGCGGGCGCGCCCAGGGCGTGCCGCGCGAGGGCGGGTTCGAGATCACCGTGGCCACGGAGACCATGGCCGTGTTCTGCCTCGCCGCGGACCTCGCCGACCTCAAGGCCCGCCTCGGCCGGATCACGGTGGGCCAGACCTTCGACGGCGAGCCCGTCACCGCCTCCCAGATCGGGCCCCACGGGGCGCAGGGCGCGATGGCCGTGCTCCTCAAGGACGCGATGCGCCCCAACCTCGTGCAGACCCTCGGCGGCACCCCCGCGCTCGTGCACGGCGGTCCGTTCGCGAACATCGCCCACGGGGCCAACTCCGTGATCGCCACCCGCACCGCCCGTCGGCTCGGGGAGATCGTGGTCACCGAGGCCGGGTTCGGCGCGGACCTGGGCGGGCAGAAGTTCATGGACCTCACCTCCGTGGCCGGCGGCTTCCCGCCCGCCGCCGTCGTGGTGGTGGCGACCGTGCGCGCCCTCAAGCTGCAGGCCGGGATCTCCCTGACGGACGTGAAGGCCGGCGTCGCCGCCGCGGCCGAGCGCGCCGGGCGCCCCGCGGCCGAGGTGGAGGCCGAGCACGTGGCCGCCCTCCGCGCCGGCACCGCGAACCTGACCCGCCACGTCGAGAACATGCAGTCCTACGGGGCCCCCGTCGTCGTGGCCGTGAACCGCTTCGCCCAGGACGCCGACGCCGAGCTGGACGCCCTGCGCGCCTGGGGCGCCGAACGCGGCGTGGCCGTGGCCGTCGCGGACGTGCACGGCGGCGGGGGCGAGGGCGCCCTGGAGCTGGCCCGCACCCTCGGCGAGGCGCTGCCCGCCCCCGGCGCGCCCCAGGCCGAGCTCACCCGGCTGTGGACCGAGGAGATGGACGTCGCCCAGCGGATCGAGGCCGTGGTGCGGCGGATCTACCGCGGCACCGGCGTCGAGTACTCCGCCGTGGCCCGCCGTCAGCTGCGCGACCTCGCGGACCGCGGCCTCGACCGCCTGCCCGTCTGCCTGGCCAAGACCCAGTACTCGTTCTCCGACGACCCCGCCCTGCTGAACGCCCCCGAGGGGTTCACCGTCCACGTCCGCGAGCTGTCCGCGAAGACGGGCGCGGGGTTCGTCGTCGTCCTCACGGGCGCGGTGATGACCATGCCCGGCCTGCCCGCCTCCCCGGCGGCGGACCGCATGGACGTCTCCGCCGACGGCGTCGTCACCGGCCTCTTCTGA
- a CDS encoding CCA tRNA nucleotidyltransferase yields MEPRTDTRPLPAGFPADAALPAVVVELGRRFEAAGHELSLVGGPVRDLLLGRPVVDLDFTTDADPDATERIGAGWAEAAWDVGRHFGTIGFQKGGWQLEVTTYRAEQYDPTSRKPQVAFGDSLEDDLLRRDFTVNAMALRLPAMELVDPHGGVRDLAAGVLRTPGAPEDSFSDDPLRMMRAARFASQLGFGVADEVEAAMTDMAERIGIISAERVRDELVKLVRGDRPRAGLDLLVRTGLAQIVLPELPALQLETDEHHRHKDVYAHSLQVLEQAMGEEERYSPERPDVVLRLAALLHDVGKPATRRFEPSGAVSFRHHENVGAKLVRRRLKALRFDNDTIKAVARLVELHMRFYGYGEAGWTDSAVRRYVHDAGDLLPRLHALTRSDVTTRNRRKAERLAHAYDDLERRIEEISAAEELAAVRPDLDGQQIMALLGIRPGPVVGRAYAHLLEWRLDEGPHEQAAAEAELRRWWAEQPEAAGASSGGGARD; encoded by the coding sequence ATGGAACCCCGCACCGACACCCGCCCCCTCCCCGCCGGCTTCCCTGCGGACGCCGCCCTGCCCGCCGTCGTCGTGGAGCTGGGCCGCCGGTTCGAGGCGGCGGGGCACGAGCTGTCCCTGGTGGGCGGGCCCGTGCGGGACCTGCTGCTGGGCCGGCCCGTGGTGGACCTGGACTTCACCACGGACGCGGACCCGGACGCCACGGAGCGGATCGGCGCGGGCTGGGCCGAGGCCGCCTGGGACGTGGGCCGGCACTTCGGCACCATCGGCTTCCAGAAGGGCGGCTGGCAGCTGGAGGTCACCACCTACCGGGCCGAGCAGTACGACCCGACGTCCCGCAAGCCGCAGGTCGCGTTCGGGGACAGCCTCGAGGACGACCTCCTGCGCCGGGACTTCACCGTCAACGCCATGGCCCTGCGCCTGCCCGCCATGGAGCTCGTGGACCCCCACGGAGGCGTGCGGGACCTCGCGGCCGGCGTGCTGCGCACCCCCGGCGCCCCCGAGGACTCCTTCTCCGACGACCCGCTGCGCATGATGCGCGCCGCCCGGTTCGCCTCCCAGCTGGGCTTCGGCGTCGCGGACGAGGTCGAGGCCGCCATGACGGACATGGCCGAGCGCATCGGGATCATCTCCGCCGAGCGCGTCCGCGACGAACTGGTCAAGCTGGTCCGCGGGGACCGCCCCCGCGCCGGCCTCGACCTGCTGGTCCGCACCGGGCTGGCGCAGATCGTCCTGCCCGAGCTGCCCGCCCTCCAGCTGGAGACCGACGAGCACCACCGCCACAAGGACGTCTACGCCCACTCCCTGCAGGTCCTGGAGCAGGCCATGGGGGAGGAGGAGCGGTACTCCCCGGAGCGCCCGGACGTGGTGCTGCGCCTGGCGGCGCTGCTGCACGACGTCGGCAAGCCGGCCACGCGCCGCTTCGAGCCCTCCGGCGCGGTGAGCTTCCGGCACCACGAGAACGTGGGCGCCAAGCTGGTGCGGAGGCGGCTGAAGGCCCTGCGCTTCGACAACGACACGATCAAGGCCGTGGCCCGCCTCGTGGAGCTGCACATGCGCTTCTACGGGTACGGGGAGGCCGGCTGGACGGACTCCGCCGTGCGCCGGTACGTGCACGACGCCGGGGATCTCCTGCCCCGCCTCCACGCGCTGACCCGCTCGGACGTGACCACCCGCAACCGCCGCAAGGCCGAGCGCCTCGCCCACGCCTACGACGACCTCGAGCGGCGCATCGAGGAGATCTCCGCCGCCGAGGAGCTCGCCGCCGTCCGCCCCGACCTGGACGGCCAGCAGATCATGGCGCTGCTGGGCATCCGCCCCGGCCCGGTGGTGGGCCGCGCCTACGCGCACCTGCTCGAGTGGCGCCTCGACGAGGGGCCGCACGAGCAGGCCGCCGCCGAGGCCGAGCTCCGCCGCTGGTGGGCGGAGCAGCCGGAGGCCGCCGGGGCGTCGTCGGGAGGCGGAGCCCGGGACTGA
- a CDS encoding inositol-3-phosphate synthase — MAENPIRVAIAGVGNCATSLIQGVEYYKDAQASDTVPGLMHVQFGDYHVSDLEFVAAFDVDAKKVGLDLSEAILASENNTIKISDVPATGVTVQRGPTLDGLGKYYRETIEESSAEPVDVVQALKDAKVDVLVSYLPVGSEEADKFYAQCAIDAKVAFVNALPVFIAGTQEWADKFTEAGVPIVGDDIKSQIGATITHRVMAKLFEDRGVTLDRTYQLNVGGNMDFKNMLERERLESKKISKTQAVTSNTSAELAEKDVHIGPSDYVAWLDDRKWAFVRLEGRNFGDAPVSLEYKLEVWDSPNSAGVIIDAVRAAKIALDRGIGGPILSASSYFMKSPPVQHADDEAHELVEAFIRGDIER; from the coding sequence GTGGCCGAGAACCCCATCCGCGTCGCCATCGCCGGCGTGGGCAACTGTGCGACGTCCCTGATCCAGGGCGTCGAGTACTACAAGGACGCCCAGGCGTCGGACACCGTGCCGGGCCTGATGCACGTGCAGTTCGGGGACTACCACGTCTCCGACCTCGAGTTCGTGGCCGCGTTCGACGTCGACGCGAAGAAGGTCGGGCTGGACCTGTCCGAGGCGATCCTCGCGTCCGAGAACAACACCATCAAGATCTCCGACGTGCCCGCCACCGGCGTGACCGTGCAGCGCGGCCCGACGCTCGACGGCCTGGGCAAGTACTACCGCGAGACCATCGAGGAGTCCTCCGCCGAGCCCGTGGACGTCGTCCAGGCGCTCAAGGACGCGAAGGTGGACGTGCTCGTCTCCTACCTGCCCGTGGGCTCCGAGGAGGCGGACAAGTTCTACGCGCAGTGCGCGATCGACGCGAAGGTCGCCTTCGTCAACGCCCTCCCCGTGTTCATCGCGGGCACCCAGGAGTGGGCGGACAAGTTCACCGAGGCCGGCGTGCCGATCGTGGGCGACGACATCAAGTCCCAGATCGGCGCGACCATCACCCACCGCGTGATGGCCAAGCTGTTCGAGGACCGCGGCGTCACCCTGGACCGCACGTACCAGCTGAACGTCGGCGGCAACATGGACTTCAAGAACATGCTCGAGCGCGAGCGCCTGGAGTCCAAGAAGATCTCCAAGACGCAGGCCGTCACCTCCAACACCTCCGCCGAGCTCGCCGAGAAGGACGTGCACATCGGCCCGTCGGACTACGTGGCCTGGCTGGACGACCGCAAGTGGGCGTTCGTGCGCCTCGAGGGCCGCAACTTCGGCGACGCCCCGGTGTCCCTGGAGTACAAGCTCGAGGTCTGGGACTCCCCGAACTCGGCCGGCGTGATCATCGACGCCGTGCGCGCCGCGAAGATCGCCCTGGACCGCGGCATCGGCGGCCCGATCCTCTCCGCGTCCTCCTACTTCATGAAGTCCCCGCCCGTGCAGCACGCCGACGACGAGGCGCACGAGCTCGTGGAGGCCTTCATCCGCGGCGACATCGAGCGCTGA
- a CDS encoding acyltransferase family protein, producing the protein MTVSTSDHHAARPAPRHAQAALADGPAPRTGLRVSRGPGRITALDGLRGIAVLAVLVFHAWPEALPGGFVGVDMFFVLSGFLITTGLVRGVDAGKGLRLPSFWMRRIRRLVPAMVVALVACTALAWLAVAEFPTGLGRQWLGALTYTSNWLMIFDGGDYFDRASPPLFEHLWSLAIEEQFYVLWPLIIGGLCLVVRPKRDTYASGRVADRRRILVVLVVALASAAGMVLGSLGGADQTRLYFGTDTHAFGLLLGACVSMGLAHVPRPEHGGPELRTGPARTAAAWLAVVVLFTGFALVDGTQDATYRGVLVGLAAVVAFIVWHVAQGDRRDSLSRALGNPFLRWWGRRSYAAYLWHWPLLVIMRIVVPVDAPSWAEPVAAGAVLLLTAGIADLSSRYFEEPILQKGFRGAFGGWGDAARRAFGGAFGPGGRLAAGATALALVAVPVAAVAAVAHSPAQTQLQEDIQAAEQSLQDAQAQQQAQLEARRSAQAEKSKDAEAGGAEATGSAGASASPSGSTLGDPQVTRPEFTQEELTASLPPSDVGSRTTLIGDSVALSAAPALLEEMPGIVVDAKVGFQIWDAADKIRAMDREGTLGDVVVLSLGANGTAGRGDWDKIRQAVGPDRLLVVVVPHGPMSWIEDAQRKAVEQAEAHPDQVVLADWEAASTYVPGWSADGVHPGHEGQGIYAQLIRLTVEERLGLR; encoded by the coding sequence ATGACCGTGAGCACCTCGGACCACCACGCCGCCCGCCCCGCCCCCCGCCATGCGCAGGCCGCGCTCGCGGACGGGCCGGCCCCGCGCACGGGGCTCCGCGTCAGCCGCGGCCCCGGTCGCATCACGGCCCTCGACGGGCTGCGCGGCATCGCCGTGCTCGCCGTGCTGGTCTTCCACGCCTGGCCCGAGGCCCTGCCGGGCGGGTTCGTGGGCGTGGACATGTTCTTCGTGCTCTCCGGCTTCCTGATCACCACCGGCCTGGTCCGCGGCGTGGACGCCGGCAAGGGGCTGCGGCTGCCGTCCTTCTGGATGCGCCGCATCCGCCGCCTGGTGCCCGCCATGGTGGTGGCGCTCGTGGCCTGCACCGCCCTGGCCTGGCTGGCCGTGGCGGAGTTCCCCACGGGGCTGGGGCGGCAGTGGCTGGGCGCCCTGACCTACACCAGCAACTGGCTGATGATCTTCGACGGCGGCGACTACTTCGACCGCGCGTCCCCGCCCCTGTTCGAGCACCTGTGGTCCCTGGCCATCGAGGAGCAGTTCTACGTGCTCTGGCCGCTGATCATCGGCGGGCTGTGCCTGGTCGTGCGTCCGAAGCGGGACACCTACGCCTCCGGGCGTGTGGCGGACCGCCGCCGGATCCTCGTGGTGCTGGTGGTGGCGCTGGCCTCCGCGGCGGGCATGGTGCTCGGCTCCCTCGGCGGGGCGGACCAGACCCGTCTGTACTTCGGCACGGACACCCACGCCTTCGGCCTGCTGCTCGGCGCGTGCGTGTCCATGGGCCTGGCCCACGTCCCGCGCCCCGAGCACGGCGGCCCCGAGCTCCGCACCGGCCCCGCGCGCACCGCCGCGGCGTGGCTGGCCGTCGTCGTGCTGTTCACCGGCTTCGCCCTCGTGGACGGCACCCAGGACGCCACCTACCGCGGCGTGCTCGTGGGGCTGGCCGCCGTCGTCGCGTTCATCGTGTGGCACGTGGCCCAGGGCGACCGACGCGACTCCCTCTCCCGTGCGCTCGGGAACCCGTTCCTGCGCTGGTGGGGCCGTCGGTCCTACGCGGCGTACCTGTGGCACTGGCCGCTGCTGGTGATCATGCGGATCGTGGTGCCGGTGGACGCCCCGTCCTGGGCCGAGCCCGTGGCGGCCGGCGCCGTGCTGCTGCTGACCGCCGGAATCGCCGACCTCTCCAGCCGGTACTTCGAGGAGCCCATCCTCCAGAAGGGCTTCCGCGGGGCGTTCGGCGGCTGGGGCGACGCGGCCCGGCGCGCGTTCGGCGGCGCCTTCGGCCCCGGCGGGCGCCTGGCGGCCGGGGCGACGGCGCTGGCCCTGGTGGCCGTGCCCGTCGCCGCCGTGGCGGCCGTGGCGCACTCGCCCGCGCAGACGCAGCTCCAGGAGGACATCCAGGCCGCCGAGCAGTCCCTGCAGGACGCGCAGGCGCAGCAGCAGGCCCAGCTCGAGGCGCGCCGCTCCGCGCAGGCGGAGAAGTCCAAGGACGCGGAGGCCGGCGGGGCCGAGGCGACGGGTTCGGCCGGGGCCTCCGCGAGCCCGTCCGGGTCCACGCTGGGCGACCCGCAGGTCACCCGCCCCGAGTTCACGCAGGAGGAGCTCACGGCCTCCCTGCCGCCCTCCGACGTGGGCTCTCGCACCACCCTGATCGGCGACTCCGTGGCCCTCTCCGCCGCCCCCGCGCTCCTCGAGGAGATGCCCGGGATCGTGGTGGACGCCAAGGTCGGCTTCCAGATCTGGGACGCCGCGGACAAGATCCGCGCCATGGACCGCGAGGGCACCCTCGGGGACGTCGTGGTCCTCTCCCTGGGCGCCAACGGCACCGCCGGCCGGGGGGACTGGGACAAGATCCGTCAGGCGGTCGGCCCGGACCGGCTGCTCGTCGTCGTCGTGCCCCACGGGCCGATGTCCTGGATCGAGGACGCCCAGCGGAAGGCCGTGGAGCAGGCGGAGGCCCACCCCGACCAGGTGGTCCTGGCCGACTGGGAGGCCGCCTCCACGTACGTCCCCGGCTGGTCCGCGGACGGCGTGCACCCGGGCCACGAGGGCCAGGGGATCTACGCGCAGCTGATCCGCCTGACCGTCGAGGAGCGCCTCGGCCTGCGCTGA